The Hydrogenispora ethanolica genomic sequence AACCAGTTTTTTCTTGCCCTTGGAGGTTAACTTGGCTGAAAACCCTTCCCCTTTAACATTATTAAAATCCCCGGTTATGCTCCAAAATTCCTCTTTTATAAACTCCCGGATCTCTTGTTCTCTTTCACAAATGAGCCGAACCGCGACCGATTGTACGCGACCCGCGCTCAATCCTCTTCGAATCTTTCGCCAAAGTAACGGACTCAATTCGTAACCGACGATCCGGTCTAAAATACGTCGCGCTTGTTGAGCATTGACCTTATCCAAATCGATGGGACGCGGATGCTTTAATGAATTCTCTACAGCCTTTTTGGTAATCTCGTGAAATTCAACCCGTTTGCAGCGTTCCTCTTTTAAATCGAGAATATTGGCCAAATGCCAGGAGATCGCCTCTCCTTCGCGGTCAGGGTCAGTCGCCAAAAAGATCGAGTCGGCTTTTTTGGCTGACTCCTTCAATTCCTGAATAATCTTTCCTTTGCCTCGAATATTAATATATTTCGGCTTAAAACCATTATTGATGTCGACGCCGAATTGGCTCTTCGGGAGATCGACAATATGTCCCATGGATGCCTTTACCATATATTTTTTGCCCAAATACTTTTCGATCGTTTTGGCCTTGGCCGGGGATTCCACGATAACCAATGATTTCACAAAAATACCTCCGTACAGTTACAATGCGCCATTTTCCTCATACGCTAGGGTATCCGGATAAAATGGCGACAGAATATTCCAAATCCATAAAAAAAGGGTTATCACTAACCCGATGGGAGACGTCAATTCAAACAAATGCAGGCTGCACTGTCGTTCGGATGGAAAAGGATCATTAATAATCGTTCCTCATCCTCGATCACTTTATGCAGTATCAATTCCAGTTCTTTCATTCCAACCTCAAAAGAATCCAACAGTAGCGCCTCGGCTAAAATCTTTTCCATCTCATCCGGAGAAATCAAGGAACTATCCGCCAACCGAATCAGTTCGCCTCGGCAAGGTACAGAAATTTTACGAATTTCGGCGGGGGAGAAAACCCGATAGCCATTGACACTCACCCGTTCAATGACGTCATCGTCCGACTTCAGGGTAGATGGTATGGAGTAGAGTAATTTAAAAGCAGCCTCGATCTCGTTGGCTTCATAACCCAGTTCTACCAATGCGGCGATTAAATTTCTCTCCGAAAGCATATTATCGCCTTGATCCAACACTTGCTTCATTACATAATTGGCAATCTCGATGACCCTTTCCATTGATTTCATCCCCTGTCTGGGCTTTATTAATCTTTCGGCAAAAAACGGATTTGCTTTAGTTTGAAGGAAGTTTAACAGCAGTCTCGGACGGAAGTCCTAAATTAATCATAGTATATAATAAATTTCCGGGATATGTAACCGTTTATTTTATTCGCAGGTATAGTTGTCCGGGAAAACGTTTGACCAACCCTTTCAGTTCCAGCTGTATCAACACGGCATTCAGCTCTGCTGGGGCCAGGCCTGCTCGGCGTAAAATCTGATCGATATGTAAAGGTTCCCGGCTCATCGT encodes the following:
- a CDS encoding DUF494 family protein encodes the protein MERVIEIANYVMKQVLDQGDNMLSERNLIAALVELGYEANEIEAAFKLLYSIPSTLKSDDDVIERVSVNGYRVFSPAEIRKISVPCRGELIRLADSSLISPDEMEKILAEALLLDSFEVGMKELELILHKVIEDEERLLMILFHPNDSAACICLN